A window from Telopea speciosissima isolate NSW1024214 ecotype Mountain lineage chromosome 8, Tspe_v1, whole genome shotgun sequence encodes these proteins:
- the LOC122671838 gene encoding zinc finger BED domain-containing protein RICESLEEPER 2-like — translation MSDNCDNSELAIAETQPNNRRRRKKSIVWEHFTIEPVGNGCTRACCMQCKQTFAYSTGSKLAGTSHLKRHIALGTCPVTRRNQEKNQLTPYSKTGSATDPPLKRRRASPGSPFFPFDQELCRQEIAKMIITHEYPLHMVEHPGFAAFVHNLQPRFNMVSFSTVQGDCVAIYLREKQSLQNVLGGMPGRISLALDLWTSNQNLGYVLVRGQYIDTDWKLHRLIYNVVMVPNPESGNALTQAVVSFLCDWSLESKIFTVTVDQRFSNDEATGDLRGFISIENPLMLNGQLLIRHCYAHVLSSLAQDALAAVRESVNKVRSSVKFVKTSETHEEIFTELKQHLQVPSRKTLLLDDETKWNTTYLMLVVALEVKEVFSCLDTSDPEYKETPSMDDWKQVETLCTYLKLLYDAASILSTAPYPTANMFFHEVWKIHLELTHAAVNQDPFISNLARPMQEKFDKYWKDCSLVLAVAVVMDPRFKMKLVEFSFSKIYGDDASTYIKIVDEGIHELFLDYVAQPLPLTPTYVDHGISSSPKRETSPGALLAAGDGLLDFDVYISEISASQQSKSELDQYLEESLVPRIQEFDILSWWKLNNLKYPTLSKMARDILSIPVSTVGTDAVFDVRHTVLDSYRASLRPETLEALICAKDWLQCRSIEMSKAIVKMEF, via the coding sequence ATGTCAGACAATTGTGATAATTCTGAGCTAGCTATTGCAGAAACACAGCCTAACAACAGGCGTAGGAGGAAGAAGTCCATAGTATGGGAACACTTTACCATTGAACCTGTGGGTAATGGCTGTACCAGGGCTTGCTGTATGCAGTGCAAGCAGACATTTGCATATAGTACTGGGTCAAAACTGGCAGGTACCagccacctcaaacgacacaTAGCCTTGGGGACCTGTCCAGTAACCCGCCGTAACCAGGAGAAGAATCAACTGACCCCATATTCCAAAACTGGGAGTGCTACAGATCCTCCCCTAAAAAGACGGAGAGCAAGTCCTGGTTCACCATTTTTTCCCTTTGATCAGGAACTCTGCCGCCAGGAGATTGCTAAGATGATCATCACGCATGAGTACCCACTTCACATGGTAGAACATCCAGGCTTTGCAGCTTTTGTGCATAATCTTCAACCTCGGTTCAATATGGTAAGCTTCAGCACAGTCCAAGGGGATTGTGTGGCCATTTATTTAAGGGAGAAACAAAGCCTTCAAAATGTTCTGGGAGGAATGCCTGGACGCATCAGCCTTGCTTTGGACTTGTGGACTTCAAATCAAAATCTTGGCTATGTTTTGGTAAGGGGGCAGTATATTGACACAGATTGGAAGTTGCATCGGCTGATTTATAATGTTGTTATGGTACCAAATCCAGAATCTGGCAATGCCTTGACTCAAGCTGTAGTGTCTTTCCTTTGTGATTGGAGTTTGGAGAGCAAGATATTTACTGTCACTGTTGATCAACGCTTCTCAAATGATGAAGCAACTGGAGATCTCAGAGGTTTTATCTCCATCGAAAACCCGCTTATGCTCAATGGCCAGTTATTAATACGGCATTGCTATGCCCATGTTTTAAGCAGCCTTGCACAAGATGCACTGGCAGCAGTGAGGGAATCCGTCAACAAAGTCCGTTCAAGTGTTAAGTTTGTGAAGACATCAGAGACTCATGAAGAAATCTTTACTGAACTTAAACAACACCTTCAGGTACCTAGCAGAAAGACCCTACTCCTTGATGATGAAACAAAATGGAACACAACGTATCTCATGCTGGTCGTTGCTTTGGAGGTGAAGGAAGTATTTTCTTGCTTGGATACTTCGGATCCAGAATACAAGGAAACCCCCTCGATGGATGACTGGAAACAGGTTGAAACTCTGTGCACATACTTGAAGCTTCTATATGATGCAGCTAGTATCTTATCGACTGCACCATACCCAACTGCCAATATGTTCTTCCATGAGGTGTGGAAAATCCATTTGGAGCTCACACATGCAGCTGTGAACCAGGATCCCTTTATCAGCAATCTTGCCAGACCAATGCAAGAGAAGTTTGATAAATATTGGAAGGACTGCAGCCTTGTCTTAGCTGTTGCTGTTGTTATGGATCCACGGTTCAAGATGAAGCTTGTGGAGTTCAGCTTCTCAAAGATCTATGGGGATGATGCTAGCACATACATCAAGATTGTAGATGAGGGCATTCATGAACTTTTCCTGGATTATGTAGCACAACCACTTCCCCTTACGCCAACTTATGTGGATCATGGGATTTCCAGCAGCCCCAAGAGGGAGACATCACCAGGGGCACTTCTTGCCGCTGGCGATGGGCTTCTGGATTTTGATGTCTACATCTCCGAGATATCTGCAAGCCAACAATCAAAGTCGGAGCTGGATCAGTACCTGGAAGAGTCCCTGGTACCTAGGATACAGGAGTTTGACATATTGAGTTGGTGGAAACTGAACAACCTCAAGTATCCTACGCTCTCAAAGATGGC